In the Solanum pennellii chromosome 5, SPENNV200 genome, one interval contains:
- the LOC107019470 gene encoding uncharacterized protein LOC107019470, producing the protein MANKYCFEALDKSLKDILRDRFENSCDKPFGSLKIMCGGDFRQIMPVIPKGTRADIVDASLNSSHMWPYFSIYELKENMRLTCGRVMGSEAERIATFDRWLLQIGDGSVYDDKKMELIKLLPDIYPLHHHTTKWNQL; encoded by the coding sequence ATGGCAAACAAATATTGTTTTGAAGCCTTAGACAAGAGCTTGAAGGACATTCTTCGAGATAGGTTTGAAAATAGTTGTGACAAGCCTTTTGGGTCACTAAAAATCATGTGTGGTGGTGATTTCAGACAAATTATGCCGGTAATTCCAAAAGGAACAAGAGCTGATATTGTTGATGCATCACTAAACAGTTCGCACATGTGGCCCTACTTTTCAATTTATGAACTGAAGGAAAATATGCGACTTACTTGTGGCAGAGTGATGGGTTCTGAAGCTGAAAGAATTGCAACTTTTGATAGATGGTTATTGCAGATTGGAGATGGATCAGtttatgatgataaaaagatggAACTCATTAAGCTCCTGCCTGATATATATCCATTGCACCATCACACAACCAAGTGGAATCAATTGTAG